The Rosa chinensis cultivar Old Blush chromosome 7, RchiOBHm-V2, whole genome shotgun sequence DNA segment GTTATTCTATTACGTAGTTTTATCGTATAAGGATTATGATGCAGACATGGAGAAAGATAACGAAAATAGAAATGTACAGCATTCAGGTCAAAGAATATTAGGAGAGCCAAAGAAAAAGCTTGCTATAACGACTAAATTTATTTTAGTTTCCCACCCAGCTCATGCTTTTTGGTATATCTTAATATATTAAGATTAGTTGCTGTTGATTTCTCATTCCTTCGTTTGATCTTGGAGTGCAGCTGTGGTCCTTGCAACAGTGAGAATTTGGTAAGCTTCCAGCTAAGTAAGATCAACGTCAATATCATTGTTATCCATCTTTTGCTCATATACCCAAAGGGATTTCGTTTAACTTTAGCTATATTATTATCTTCTTGACAACGATTGATCCCAAATTCATGTTGTTCGTTTTCTAGGTTTGTAAAAGTCCAAGCAGGCAAGCACTAAGATACAGAAGACAACAGGACAAAtcaatctttgtttcttttggaaAAGTTAGATATTACAAGTTTGATTGATAACATTGATTATAACAAATTGAATGTCCTTGCCTTGATAGAACTTAATTTCCGAGCTCTTACTATGTCTAAAAACAAAGCTTCTGTTGTCTCTTTCTTTCCTTAATTAAAAGTTTAGGGTAAGAACAAAATCGAATCAAATACAGGAGGGGATTCAATTATCATATTATTCAATcgtttatatatgaagtttaCTCTGATTTTGTAGCCTTTGGTCTACTTTTTGAATAGTTCGAACAACCAAACTCTTTTCGTACTGTTAGATACAAAAAGCAAACTGAAGGAAATAAACAAAGATCTGGTTTTTAATCTAATTTATGTTTGTTATTATTTACTAGAACATtgcttgatttgtgatttttctaGATCAATTCTGGTTTGCAGTTTTCAATTGAATTAATGGTTAACTAATTTTGGATGCGATTTTGATGTTTttctaagttttttttatttcttttgattgaCTGATAGCAGTATGTAGGAACATGATTTGCAGGGTCTCCGAAATCTGTTACCACAAATTGATCTTTAGCTTTCTGTCAGTTTTTCAGTTCAAGTTAGAATTTATAACTATATGATATAATGCTTTGGGTTTCATAACGAAATTGTTTCAGTTGTCTTTATTGAATTTTACCCTTTGATAATATATTAAGAATGCAGCAACAATCATAGCAGTAATCGAATTGAGATTCAACTTTcaaatcttcttattatttgtCTGAATCAttcgttcttttcttctttgttatATATTCTTTGCAAAAATAGTTACATGATGTTTTTAAATAGACAGATTGTTGCATTTAGATTCGTTAAGTGTAGATTCTGTTGGAGTAAAACACAGGCAGCTAAGCCCTTAACACAGTTAATAGAACTTTGTTCTAAAGTTGGGGAAAGCTTCAGGAAGCTTGAAGTTGACAGTGGTGTAATCAATGTTATTAAACTAATTGAGAATCATAATTGGGATCTAAGACAACAAGGTCCAATCTTTGATGACATCTGATTAACACTTTTTGTCAGTAATTGATCTAATCATATTGAATTTTGAGACACGCCCTCCGATCTCAGCAAAAATTTCAGTTCTACTTCAACAATTTTCAAGAAATTTAACTTATAGGATAAAGCTTTCATTTAGAGTGATATGGGTACgtatttgaaatttggattgcagttctctttttttttttcctccagaTTCATAGCTGTTAATCTTTTGAGTATCTTACAATTTGTGACTTTTTAATCTTTTGTTGGCATGCATTCTGATTTCATTTGtcttttttttggattgaagtTGGTAACGGTTGCTATTGTTTTGATTAAGGTTTGAGTTCTTGGCTTTGGTTGCATCTGCTGAAAGGGTTAAAGCTTTTGTGTTTGTGTAATTGAACAGACTTTCTTGGTGTCCTCTTATGGATTCAAGGACACCATGTTTAGAGCCTTAAGGACACACAAACTGTGTCCTCatatagaaaagaggacacatttcCAATATCCTTGTTTCGGACTTATGATGACTCCcggatagaggactcttttttaagagtccttgtatgtatttaaggacatggtttcaatgtccttaaatcatgtttttgtagtagtgattttTATCTAATAATGATGCATATTATTGTTTATAAATATAGGAAGGAGTAAAGCGTAAAATTGTGAAGAAGAGAAATAGAGacatatatgatgatgatgatcattaCCTCCTAATATCTACAGTATAAATGCATGTTATCTTCATTAATTTGGGTATTGAGTTGAACATTTTAATGTTAGTTGTCATTGGATGTTGACGGTGGACAAAAATCAACAGTGGAGTGCTAAggtaggtatatatatatatatatatatcaactccTTCCAATTCTGATTAATGTTGTGAAACATATCCATtcacattaacttgtattttttttttatacttgcAGTGGGAAATGAAAGCAAATCACttctacacacaaaaagacATTGATCAGGTCCGGGCCGAGTGGGCAAAGTATgtcagccaatttcaacaaagctaGTGTGTCGAGAAGATTCTAATTTTGGACATGCATCATCTATAACCCATATTAACTAGTTATGCAGTTGGTCTAAGTATCTATTTTTGGCCTGCAAGTACATTTTAATTATGATCAGTAGCTAGTATGAGATATCAGTGGTTTTTGGGTTACATTTGTTGATCATGCCAACTGCTATGGGTTATTGAACTGATCATTAAGTTTAGCTCCATGAtggatgtatgtatatatagctGCAGGAACAGATTGATCAaatattggtatttttgtgaatggatttcatatttgatgaatgcatTGTGTTGTTCCCAGATTTACATGATTATGGCACAACAGGGATACGTGTATGACATCTGGAATAGAAAATGATGTTGTTGGACGCATcaaagaacaacagaaacaagaaaaaatgtgtTCATATTTGGACACTTAAACAAAATGAAACAACATTTAACTGTTGCTCAAATTAGCTTCAAGCAACAAATAATTGTCCTGTATGTGCTCTTCAACCTTTATTTAACTGTTGTACAGTATAAACCACAACAATAGATAAATGTAACCTTAACAACTTTTAAACCACACTTAATTGTAATTCCAAGTTATATGCCACAACAGATAACTATTACTATAAGTTAATAAAAACCACAGACAACTGTTATTTGTATTCCCTTTAAACGTCATTTAACTGTCATTTGTGACTAAACTCAAACGGTAAATAAATATAGTATTAACTAAGTTCAATGTACACTTATCTGTGACTATAATGcatataaaacaacatataagtgtTATCTTAGGTGACTAAAGACGATAGATAATTGTATTCTAAACTGATTACGAatgacagttaactgttattgaACTGGAATAAAACAACACTTAACTGTTATTATAAGTCCATTCAGACCACAGAAATTATAAGGAACTGTTATTTGTTTCTAGTTCACACCACATTTATCTGTCGTTTGAATTCACTAGCCTCATGTCtcgatttcatcagacaacagaagacctaacaaatttctgtcgtctgataaataagacgacagaggaaatctgtcgtctgatgccccaagagacggcaccgtactagataacagaaatttttttaatcagacgacagatctcctctgtcgtctgattgctttTCTGGCATAGTGAGTCTGTGCACACTCAAAGCTAGGTGACACAACTCCATATCTTAATTACTAACTAGTTGTTCGAGTGCAATGTCTTGTTGTCGATAGGAATATGCATTTTGGGATGATAAGACCTGACACACCTTCTGCATATTGTTGGCCTAGATTGTGGATTGGACTGTGTGCATGCATTTGCTAGCCCTGCAATGGTTATCAGATCATCTTCAACTTGAGGTGTAGGAGGCGGTAGGCGTTGGTCCAAAATTTCCGTAAGCAATATGTTTGCATTGACGGATAGATGTAAAAATGAAGAGATGAAATCACCCAGCGGCTTTCCCATTATCACTTCTAGTGCCAGCACTCCAAAACTATAAACATCACATTTCTCAGTTGCCTTCATTGTGTAAGCAAGCTCTGCCAAAGAAACTAAAGCATCAGAAAGCCATCAGTTAAGACATAATATTGAATTTATAAACAATTTTAGCTTACCTGGAGCTATGTATCCATATGTGCTCGCACGAGCAGTCCAATTAGATGAGTCTGGATACAACAACTTAGCAGTGCCAAAGTCTGACACATAAGGCTCATATTCGTCATCGAGCAAAATATTGTTGATTGATATGTCTCGATGTACAATCAGTGGGTTGCAATCATGATGCATATAAGACAATGCATGAGCCACACCTTTTACAACTCTTATCCTTGAAGTCCACTCCAATTTTTTAGCTTCAGATTCTTTGCTCAATATTGAAGCCAAGCTACCTTTTTCTAGGTGAGTACACCAAAAACAAGTGACTTGGTTTTGAACAAAAAACAAGAAGTTTCACAATGTTTCGGTGTCGTATCTCTACTAGTGATCTCATTTCATTGAGGAATTCCTTCGCCGACATCTCCTCACCATCGCCATCTAGTACATGTTGGAGTTTCTTCACCGCAACTATGATGGCTGAGGACAGCTTTGCCTTGTAGACGCTTCCAGATGCTCCCTTACCAATGCAGTACATGGAGTCAAAACCATTGGTTGCTTTTATGATTTCTTCATACATCATTTTTCCATCGAAGTTAAGTACGGAAAAAGTCCCTCCATCCTGCATATCATGCTGCTTTGGTTGCTGCTCTTTCTTCTTTATTGATCTAACAATCGTTACAATTCCAAGGACAGCAAGTGAAAGAGCTCCCAAGGAAACAAAAATGATTATGAATACAGATTCTCGATTGAATTTAGTGACATTCTTACAGGGTTGAAATCTTCTAACAACATCACTACACAATCCCTTATTCCCATCCAAGGTAGCATCTTGAAATGCTTTGTTGTTTGGAAAGGGACCCTGCAACTGATTGTAGGATATGTCGATGTACAGCAAGCCAGGCATTTCATCGAAAGATGTTGGAATGAGACCAGAAAGTTTATTATGTGAAAGATTCAGTGTCTCCAGGCTTTGCATATTGCTCATTTCTGATGGTATCTTATTCTCAAGTGAGTTATAACTCAAATCCAGTAGGGACAGATGAACTAACTTCCCCAACTGAAACGGAATTTCCTGACTCAACTTGTTGTTGCTCAAATTCAAGTAGTTTAACTTGGACAAGTCACCTAAAGTGCTTGGAATTGACTCGCTAAATTTGTTCATGGACAGGTCAAGGTATTCAAGATTATTCAAGGATCCAAATGCTGAGGGTATATGACCCCAAATTTGATTGTCATTCAACACCAGCTTCAACAAAGAAGTCATTCTCCTCAATTCCTCTGGGATCATGCTAACTAAACGGTTTGATGAAAGATCTAGTTCATGAATTTGGGCTGCATTGCTTATCTCAGGTGGTATGCTACCAGTAAGTTTGTTTCCAGCAATTCGTAGGGTTGCTAAATGTGGACATTGTCCCCAAGTGTGTGAGACTTCGCCATAGAAGTTATTGTGGCTTAGGTCTATAAATTGAAGATGAGGATAGACACCAAAGTCTTCAGAGATATTGCCTGTGAGTTGGTTCCATCCCAGACGGAGTCTGACTAAGCTGCTGCAAGTTTTCAAGCTTTTGGGGATAGGTCCTGTCAAATTGTTGTTGTTTGCTGTAAAGTATTCTAGTGATCCACCTCGACAAATATTTTGGGGTAAAGAACCGAAAAGTTGGTTAGTATCCAACTCCAGTACAGTCAACTTCATGAGATTCTCAAACTCTTTGGGGATGGAGCCAGAAAGTTTGTTGTCACGGAGGTATACGATTTCTATGTTTCTCAAATTCCCAAATAAAGAATTGAACTATTCAGTTGATTCATGGTCAACTGTAGATCTACAAGAGATTTCAACCTCCCTAGCTCTTTTGGAATGGCTCCAGAAAGTTTATTTTGAAATAGATAGAGATGAGTAAGGTTTGTCAGGTCACCTAAAGATGCTGGGATTGAGCCAGAAAAATTGTTCTGATGAATGTAGAGTTGGATCAGAGACTTCAGATTTCCTAGTTCTGAACGGATAGAACCAGAATGATTATTGTTACACAATGACATCACAGTGAGCTCTATGAAGTTTCCAAAATTTGGAGGGATTGGACCTGTCAAGTAGTTGGCATCGATAAAGAGCTCAACCAAATTATGAAGGTTTCCTATTTCTGGAGGAATGGGACCAGAAAGTTGGTTTTCATAGAGATACAAAAATCTCATGTTGCTCAAATTCCCGAGAGAAATAGGAATTGAACCTTCGAGATTGTTGGTGTACAGCGCAAGCTCGTACAGGAACTTAAGCTGACCTATTTCTTGAGGAATTGAGCCATTTAAATGGTTTTCCATAAGGTGCAGAACCTCAAGATTTGTTAGAAGACCAATTTCTGGTGGGATGTTCCCAGATAACTGATTATAGGATAGATCAAGataaattatacatatattgAAAGGTGAGTTCACTGTTACTACTGTTCATCAACGGGAGGAAAAGTCGATTTTGCCCTTACTGTTTGTGGAGAATATCAAGCTGGTCTTCTATAAACCGTGGATAAAGAACCAAATAGGGGATTCGGGAACcttcgcaaaaaaaaaaaaaaaaaagaatcaccgACTGAAAGAGAGTTGAAATCgacagagagagtgagagtgagagtgagagttcGTTCTTATCTATCTCACagtcagaagaaagaaaattgaaatcgacagagagagagagagagagagagagagagagagaaagagttcgtTCTTCGTCTCGCTTAGATTGATAGTGAGGGAGGTTGCTGATTGGCATAGACAGGTCTCAATTTTCGTTTGTTTCCAGCTTGGAGGCATAAAAGGAAACTGCTTGATGTTAATTTTTGGGTTAATTTTGTTGGGTACGGTTTTTTGGGATTATTCGATTAAGGGTTTTGTGTAAAATTTCATCAGCATGAGCTTTGTTTTTCTCAGATTGTATCTGAATTGCAAAGCTCTGATTTTTGGTGTGGATAGAGGATTTTAATTAGGTGTGTTCTTCgttctttcttttgttaaagGATCACcgaatttcatatatatagatCAAGCTGTTTGGTGTATTGACTCCAGCCGAgctctttctttctgttcttaTCAATTGATGCCCGAGTATATAAAGCAAAACGTGTAATCTGCTGTGTTTGGGAAGCCTCCATCAACATCCGGAATCACCAACAGTGAGGACTCGGTAAGAGTTCGACTTTGTAAGATCAACATCAATAACGTCGTTATCCATCTTTTCTTCACATACCCAAactgattttgtttgattttcatgATATAATCATCTTTCTGAAAACGATTGATGTTAGATTGGTTTTCTGTCATTTGCAGTCTCTGTAAAAGTTCAAGGAGTGAGATACAAAAGAGCAAAGGACAAATCAATTTACGTTTGTTTTGGAGAAGGTACATATCGATATTATAACATTGATTAGAACAAAACTTGGAGTCAAAAGCTTTTCTTGAGTTCTAATATACTGAGAGGTCCAAATGTTTTATGAAGTATAATCGTTTTGCCTGTGGGGTTCGGCGTTTTGGGATTATTCGATTAAGCGTTGTATAGAAAATTTCATCGTCCTGACTCCTGAGTTTTTGATAGTTTATTCTAATAGATTGCTATTTAAAGTGGTCTGTGCTTTGGGTTCATCTGTTTCTTTTGCATTGCCTTTGTTATAGATTTTGTGTTCATGTAGTATACATCGAACAGTGCTTGCAACACAATCTGTATgcctactattttttttctttctttttttgaggtTCTACTTATCGTTTATAAGCTcaaatggtttttttttaactaattaGTAATTTCTTTATTCAGGGCACGATCTGCTGCACGAATGAGATTCAGAGAAAATTCTTGACTGCCAATTCTAATCCCCTTAACAGAGGTAAACTTTTAaaccttttttccttttgggaaTTTGATTAAAGTTTGTTCCTTTTGCTTTGTGTGATTGAAACTTGGTTTGTTATCGATGGTGATTGATCCCCTTGACCTGATGTAAGCTACtgcactttttttatttttattaattgtgtTTATTCATGTGTAACCTTTTATTTAAATGGCAGCAGTTGTTTAGCTTTCATAAGAAAGttaatctcttttttttttttttttgggataataATATGGTAGTCTCCTTTCTAcccatatatatcaatatatgtgtTCGATCTCTTTCACCAAAGCGTGTTGAGTAACTGGAGTTTGTACCTAGAAGATTGGGTTCATCGTGAAAGTGTGATGAGATTTGATTTGGTAGAATCAATAGCAACACAGTTTAAGCtgattttcttcaatttgatGTGTGTTCTTTTAGTTTTGTAGTGGTTATAATCGgcgtttgtttctttttgttttgtatccaATGTTTTCCGTTTTGATTGGGTCCAGTTTGTGACGAGAAGATTGGGTTGAAAACAAGTAGAACAGGTGTGGTATTTGATTGCATTTGTCTTTCTTTAATTGATTAGTTGAAAATTCTGCATTTTCTGAAAGGAGCTTCAGAGCACACATGCTCTGATTTTTGTTATGGGTGTGTTTAATTTCATcggtttctttcatttttgagCTGAATTGACAGAGAGTGGGGGTTGATTGGTTTGATTAGAGTTTGCTTATGAGGAATTTGTATTTGATTGCAGGTAGAGGTTCTGGGCGATTGGTTGGGCTGATTGGGAAAAGGTGAAGGTAATTTCTAGGCCAAATTTATCAAACTGATGCTATTATTTCAAAAGTTATGAACTCTTTAGTGTTGTTCCTCTTGCTAATagctttgtaattttttttaattggacaAGAAAATATGATCTATTGTGATTTCTGCAATGCTTACCTATTGTGATTTTTTTAATTGGACAAGAAAATATGATCTATTGTGATTTCTGCTATGCTTACCTATTGTGATTTTTTATTTGTGCTTTTCTTTATGCATGTTTATATGTTACCTTGAAAATGAAATATGACGAGATCTATAATGAAATTTTGGTATGGGAATTAGTGATTTTGATTGAGATCTTacggttttgcagttttctaAGGTTGAATTGCTCCCAAAAGGCTTGGAAATCCGGTTTCAATTGCTCGCAATAAGCTTGGAAATCTGGTTTCTTTCACAGAAGGTATGACCTACAGCAATATCAGTTGctctgtttttattttcctCCACTGCAATAGTGCATGTAAAATCCTTTTCTGAATTCAACCATGCTTTGTTCTTTATTTATTCAACTCTTAAACTATGGAGATATATCATTTGTGTTTATCTACTGGATATGTGGTTGTAAATAGCATCATGGTCTCAGAGTTTACTGCatgattatttttatttgttgtaaataGGATCATGGTCTGAAAGTTGCACAGTTGTCAAATAGGTATGCATGTCTGGAAATCGATGTCAAAAATAGGTATATAAAGGCAGCAATATCTCAGAGCAGTCAATTTCAAATAGTTTTTATATGTTTAGATCCTGTTTATAAGATGGCCAGCGATCAATCATAACTATATGTAATAACGGAGTTTTGTCTGTTGGAGGTCATAATGTCAGTTGTTATGTGGCTATTGTCTATATGTGTGGTGTTTCACATTTTCTTGACTCATTGATTATTGTTCTtactgtttcttttttcttcatttgtttttAGGCATTGAAAATGTAATTTTCTGTTTGTATGTAGTTCAGACTCCAAAGTTGCATATACTCAAGAACTTGGGAAAACCAGTTTTTTAAACTTCTTGACGCAGAAGTTTGACAGTTTAAGGATTCTGCTCCAAGGTTAGCATTTTGTATATATGCTAAAGAGAGAATTGTTTTAGAGTTGTAATCTGTAAAGGACTTTTCTATTGCTCAGCTGAATAGTAAGTCATGTGAAGAAGAATTATATATCTTTTCATTCTTTTGGAATTAACTAAGAACAAATTTTGATGTAAGAGATATACTTTTGTTTAATATACTCCATTCCATAGTAGTTAGAAATATTCAATTTGGCACTATGGCAAAGTATTAGTTAGAGTGCAGGTGTGTGTCATGTTAGGGAACAAGAAGAGAGGGAAACAAATTTATAGAAACAGATTGGTTACAATGACTTTGTTTTCATCCATATATGTtggaaaaactgaaaattgtTGCACTTTAACACTTAGGCGCTTTTGGTCCAAACAGCTTTCTCTTTTCAATGAGAAAAAAACAACTTAAATTTTCTTCATTAGTAAAGATTTAGTACAATGAAGCTGCAGAAGAACTAAAACACAAATAAGtaccaaaattaatcaattgTATCAACTTTGTACTTTCCAATGACTAAAAGTTCTGTCAGCTTAAAGCAATTATTTGTATTATCTCTAAGAGAATCTGCAGGCTTGGCTTTTGCATCTTCTTCCACCACCTCATCAGTACtgcctattttttctttcttgggccTATCTCCTTTGCTATCTTCTGCGCCTAGGTACATCCCAGTGGTTTGGAACCCTCCACCAGTAGGTTGGTTCAAAGCAAACTCAGATGGTTCCTTTCATGATATTGACCATGCTGGATATGGTGGAGTTTTTAGAAACAGCGATGCAACATTCTTGGGTGCCTTCTCTTGTAAAGCATCTGTCTCTTGGGCTATTGATGCTGAGATGCTAGCAATTATTGAGGTAATTAAGGTGGCTCGTGGGAGGAACTGGTTTCCTTTGTGGATTGAGACAGATTCCATGTTGGTTTTGCATTATTTCAGGCATCATAACATGGTCCCATGGCGTCTCCGCACCCGTTGGAGGAATTCCATGAACTCTTTTGACCAACAGCAGGTTTATATCTCTCATACATATAGGGAAGGTAATCGTGTTGCTGATAAGCTTGCAAATTACGGTGCCCTGAATATTGGTACACATTGGTGGAGCATAATTCCCCAATTTTTAATGAGTTCTTTTGGTCATGACTTTACTGCTAGAACAGATTACCGGTTTGCTTAAACAGGTTGTTAATTTCTTGTTCAAGTTAGCGAGTGCCCTAGTGCAGTACCTTCGTATTTgtagcttttcttttttgaggtaGTTTTGGCCTAGTCCCCCTCCTCATGTACTTTGGCCTTTCGGCTACCTTTTATTAATAAGATTCCTAGCGAGGGAAGGGCGGTGGGCCCCCGGTTGTAGTGGTCCCCTTCGGGGTTGTGTGGGTGCTTCGGCACCCCTTTCAGACCATTGCagaggagctaatatcgcctaatcctcgttagtttaaaaaaaaaaaaaaaagtcttggtTCTTCCAAATTCTTATCAATTAAATTGTGAAATGATAGCTTATCAATAATATCAATCATGCTCTTTCCAACCAATTTTTTATCGTTTGTTCATTGGTTTGTTAATCTGCATCTACTAATTAACTAAACTAAAAACCAGCTCTTCACTTTATTTATACCAGTAACATGCTTTTAAATAGTACCTTCTGCAGCCTTACCTTTATGGCAAAAGCTGAAATCAATTGGCAAGCACGAACAAACAAGTGGTGACTATGTATCCTCTACATCAAAGGTGAGTAAATTTGATTTCAACTAGAAATCATAAAACTAAATGATTTTGTCGGTTTATCAACTTTCCATCAATTCTGGATCGATTTTGGAAAGTCATTGTTGTTAATAATCAAaaagctttttaatttcttacTAACAGTTATGATCAACCTTGCATCTTTTCAATTAGTTTTAAACATAACAGTTATGATCAAATTTGCTTACAACTTCAATTTTTTATACGTTATTTATTAACTTTGTATCAAATCTAGATTGCCATCAAAATTTGTGAATTCTGTTTAATGGCTGATACTTGGTATCAGTCCTTCAAATTTATGTTTTCTCATACTTGGTCTGAATTTTTCATCATTCATGTTCACAACTTTTAATTGATTACGAATTGCTTTGTTCAGTTGGAATATAGAGTGTGTTTTACAAAAGATTAATGGAAGAGCTGGAGTCATTTGATTGGTAATATATGAAATTAACAGGGGAAGAAGGTAGATAAGATAACTCGGAGAAAAGGAAGAGGGGACGGAAAGCTGTCATGGTTTCGTTTTGATTGCGCACAACAAtcggtatttttttttccccagaATCGCAACTCGATCTGTTGTGggtatttgtgattttttttttctcgagtTTTTGGGTTTGCTCTGTTTGCATTTTTGGAATCATTGATTGTATGATCTTAATGTCTCTGTTGAAGGTCTGGGTGGCTGTGATCTTAATTTCAGAGCCAATTTGGACTCTGGAGCCTGGAATATCCTCTAGGTTTTATCTGTTTTAGGTGTTTGGGGGTTTAATTTTGAGATAGGGCTTCATGATCTTCATAGTCTCTGCAAGTGTTTAGGGTAttgtaagaaaataaaatttttcaaaaaattagcATCAAAGAAATATAGTTGAAATGGTATAGTACTCAATACATGTGTAGAAATATAGTTGCACGTCTTCTGTTACTAAAATTTGATATTTCATTTGGTTTCTGATTTAATTAAAACTGTGTTATTCATTCAAAGAAACAATATGCTATCAAATTCTCTGACTGTTTATTTCTATTTTATATCAAACTGCAATTTCCAAAGTCCTTTCTGTAGCTCTAACTCTGTTTTCTTTGTATTAAAGTGACAGgcaattaaccaaaaaaaaaaaagtgacagGCAAGGTAAACATGGAACAGCAACATCATCACCATCA contains these protein-coding regions:
- the LOC112177769 gene encoding MDIS1-interacting receptor like kinase 2, encoding MENHLNGSIPQEIGQLKFLYELALYTNNLEGSIPISLGNLSNMRFLYLYENQLSGPIPPEIGNLHNLVELFIDANYLTGPIPPNFGNFIELTVMSLCNNNHSGSIRSELGNLKSLIQLYIHQNNFSGSIPASLEIVYLRDNKLSGSIPKEFENLMKLTVLELDTNQLFGSLPQNICRGGSLEYFTANNNNLTGPIPKSLKTCSSLVRLRLGWNQLTGNISEDFGVYPHLQFIDLSHNNFYGEVSHTWGQCPHLATLRIAGNKLTGSIPPEISNAAQIHELDLSSNRLVSMIPEELRRMTSLLKLVLNDNQIWGHIPSAFGSLNNLEYLDLSMNKFSESIPSTLGDLSKLNYLNLSNNKLSQEIPFQLGKLVHLSLLDLSYNSLENKIPSEMSNMQSLETLNLSHNKLSGLIPTSFDEMPGLLYIDISYNQLQGPFPNNKAFQDATLDGNKGLCSDVVRRFQPCKNVTKFNRESVFIIIFVSLGALSLAVLGIVTIVRSIKKKEQQPKQHDMQDGGTFSVLNFDGKMMYEEIIKATNGFDSMYCIGKGASGSVYKAKLSSAIIVAVKKLQHVLDGDDFGTAKLLYPDSSNWTARASTYGYIAPVSLAELAYTMKATEKCDVYSFGVLALEVIMGKPLGDFISSFLHLSVNANILLTEILDQRLPPPTPQVEDDLITIAGLANACTQSNPQSRPTICRRCVRSYHPKMHIPIDNKTLHSNN